The DNA region cttcaaaatggtctctcagtttggttcactaggctacacaatcatggggaagactgctgatctgacagttgtccagaagacaatcattgacacccttcacaaggagggtaagccacaaacattcattgccaaagaagctggctgttcacagagtgctgtatccaagcatgttaacagaaagttgagtggaaggaaaaagtgttgaagaaaaagatgcacaaccaaccgagagaaccgcagccttatgattgtccagcaaaatcgattcaagaatttgggtgaacttcacaaggaatggactgaggctggggtcaaggcatcaacagccaccacacacagacatgtcaaggaatttggctacagttgtcgtattcctcttgttaagccactcctgaaccacagacaacgtcagaggcgtcttacctcggctaaggagaagaactggactgttgcccagtgttcaaaagtcctcttttcagatgagagcaagttttgtatttcatttggaaaccaaggtcctagagtctggaggaagggtggagaagctcatagcccaagttgcatgaagtccagtgttaagtttctacAGTCTGTgaggatttggggtgcaatgtcatctgctggtgttggtccattgtgttttttgaaaaccaaagtcactgcacccgtttaccaagaaattttggagcacttcatgcttccttctgctgaccagctttttaaagatgctgatttcattttccagcaggatttggcacctgcccacactgccaaaagcaccaaaagttggttaaatgaccatggtgttgttgtgcttgactggccagcaaactcaccagacctgaaccccatagagaatctatggggtattgtcaagaggaaaatgagaaacaagagaccaaaaaatgcagatgagctgaaggccactgtcaaagaaacctgggcttccataccacctcagcagtgccacaaactgatcacctccatgccacaccgaattgaggcagtaattaaagcaaaaggagcccctaccaagtattgagtacatatacagtaaatgaacatactttccagaaggccaacaattcactaaaaatgttttttcttttattggtcttatgatgtattctaattttttgagatagtgaattggtgggtttttgttaaatgtgagccaaaatcatcacaattaaaagaaccaaagacttaaactacttcagtctgtgtgcactgaatttatttaatacacaagtttcacaatttgagttgaattactgaaataaatgaacttttccacgacattctaatttattgagatgcacctgtatatgtatacacatatatacatacatgtgtttgtgtgtgtgtaatatatatatggcAAACTTGCATACAAAGGAGAAAAAACAAACTGCAGTAGGGTTGCTAAAACCTTTGACCCTCGTCATGGAGGGACCACTGGACTGCCTGGCAAAACAAAGACACCACATTTTTAACCCAAGGATCAAACCATTTGACCCTCCCAGGGGAAAGATCATCAACACAACAcaagataaatacataaataaacaaactcttaacaattaacattaaaacataaaataatcatcaacataaatacagaaaataacacaTACACTATAGACTACCACATCTAACATTAACAATACATATACTACAAACAGTGATCGCTCCTCAACAGAAGGCCTAGTTGACCTAGTCCTACATTACCCACAATTCCATGATTACTGTATAAAACAGGAAACAGAAAGGCTGCACATTCTCTTAAAACCCACCCCTGGAACCATGCTGCAGTCATGAACCCAGAGAGAGGtaagaagaaaacaaacaaacttcaAATTAATAAAGCAAAAGAAAAACTCTTGTTGTATTTCTTTCTTGCCTAATGTGCACCCTTAGACAACAAAAAGACAACAAGTGCATATAATACAACTTATaactaaacaaacatataatgtggaCATGTAGGACACACAGGCAACCAATCACATCGTcacactctcttttctatctatcacttcAGTCTTTCTATTCTATCTAGCAATtcctaagcaaccacccagaacaccctagtaacctcCTAGCAATGCCAtagtgaccacccagaacaccactaAATGTTCAGACCAGGCtatttcaagccaacctaaagtttgtccagaAATATTtttatctagttattattattattattattattattttctgattGCTTAGGCTCTATCTATGAAACTATAGGctatttttgcaaaactctacacACTAACCACAAAACCTTACACCAAACCAGCAAAACATTCTACATCTTTTGCAAAAGCAAACAATTCTTGCAAAACTCTtcaaacatcttttaaaaatgtgtgtttttgcatcaaTACAGTACACATAAACCATCATTTGAATAAACACACGAAGCACCAACTACGCACTGAtagtataaataaaaaacacttgtGGCATTTTCCTGTGACCTATCTGTAGTCTTCAAGCTCTGATTTGTAAGTGAACTCATTATCTAAAAGTGTTTTCACATGTGTCGATTTGGAAAGGCAATTGGCAAAATAGTGTAGCAATGTAGAGAccaatgtttacagttttgcaAAAAGTGTGTTATAAAACTACAAACTGAGTGTAAAGCAGAGAACGTGCATTCAGTATGACACACTTGGTAAATGCATTGGCTACAAGTGTTAATAGTTTCAGAGGTAGTGTTTAAGCAATCAGAAAAAACTGTCAATATAACTCACAATAGGCATGACAGTGACCCACAAATAAGGAAATGGGGTTTTGTGCCCTCAAGTGGTACAGACTGATATAATGCAAGACTTAATGCAAGTTAATTGTTGGCTGTGAGACAGttagttttaacattttattcaaataaattgctTAATTGTCTCTGCATCAAAAGTGAGACCAAAATAATTGTGTAATGTCTTTTTACTTGAGCAGAAAGAGCGAGCGACAGCAACTTATGTGAGAGATAGAAAAAGCAAGTGAAGAATGATTACTTGCTTAACCAGTCTGACTTGTCTCCAAGGATTGACAGAGAAGGCAAATATTTTAAAGGTAGTATAAGAGAAAGGCAGAAGTACAGAAGGATAATACATGTGTCCTTCTCTTgatcttttcttttgtttttccgtatgctctttttttttttttttttttgcattgcattgctaTCGGTTATATTCGGTTTAATCCTCTCTGTTGTGTTTGTAGTAAGAAAAACACTTTCCAGTGTGTGCACGGGCTGCTTGACAAGGGTGAGTCCAATTAATGCATTCATCTGTGaatgacatgatcattcccttgggtGTTTGGCTTTGAAATAAGTAAAAAGTATctgctgtgtttgtttatatttttatatgtgttcatttatatatttataaatgtttatcaAAAAGTTATATCCATTTTAGGTTTATGTTATGAGACAAAATGCCCTGTTTTGAAGCATGACTttgtatggtatgttggatagaATGTATATGAATACTTTTTCATTCAATGCATGCAATATTAAGTTTATCTACATTTCAGTGAAGTCAGTATTCCATTATCAGAGGAACAGATtaaaatagattagaatagatcATTATGACTGTAAAATATTCTATATTTTTCCCTTTTCTCTGTATTTTCTTTCAGAGACCAAACTACATATGCTGTTTATTGCATGTGTATCACTTTGGGCCAGTGTCAGATAAAGGCTTATATTAAAAACTGGACTGCATCTGCTGTCCTTTTGCTTCtgtgaaacacatttaccaacCTGTTTAAGCTGATTTAATCTGTAGACTTTGGACATACCCAATCATAGCCATGGACAAGAGATCTTGCTGGTTTGCATTCTTGTGTTTATTGCTAGCTGTGAATATAAGCTTGGTGGGATATATGCATTTTCGAAAGGAATTGACAAGAAAACTAGAAAATAAAATGGAGCTCACAAATATGGAAATCAAAGAAAAAGAATCAAGTATAATACATTTTGAATCAGCTCTTGAAAATTCGAAGAAGCTGATGAGCACCACAGAAACAGAGGTCACAGATCTTCAGGATGAGATAAAGAAATCTGCTATCGATCAGGAAAACAAAGCCAAACAGGTTAAAGATTGCCAGAATTCTGTGGTAAGTAACAGATCCATCCATGTGGTAAGATCCATCAGGTTTACTCTGACATGTAGCCAATGTTAGAAAATGCACAATGCGTCCTTATATTTACTTTAAGAGTCCCAAACATGTGTTCAGATAGTTAGTTTGGTCAGCAAGACTGGACCAAAcatgtattt from Myxocyprinus asiaticus isolate MX2 ecotype Aquarium Trade chromosome 30, UBuf_Myxa_2, whole genome shotgun sequence includes:
- the si:ch73-347e22.8 gene encoding uncharacterized protein si:ch73-347e22.8, giving the protein MDKRSCWFAFLCLLLAVNISLVGYMHFRKELTRKLENKMELTNMEIKEKESSIIHFESALENSKKLMSTTETEVTDLQDEIKKSAIDQENKAKQVKDCQNSVENLRTENGIKEKEETDNHDNYAALQAKWSETINGLKQQLNERSQLCEHVKNATEVREHCPPIKTS